The sequence below is a genomic window from Lolium perenne isolate Kyuss_39 chromosome 4, Kyuss_2.0, whole genome shotgun sequence.
CGCTGGTGGTGGGACAATCAACAGGACATGTTTGATCATTCTTTTTTTAAGGGGGAAAAACTTAGGCTCTCAGAGTCATGTACAGAGTTATGATTACATAATTCCCTAATAGCTTCAAGCACATGAGCCAGCCAAATATACCTACAACCATGGGTTCTAACTAGACGTGCAAGCTCGTGAGCCACTCTATTACAACGCTGGTCAATTTTGCACAAGGTGCATCCTGGGAGTTCACTCCTCAACAAGCTAATGTTCTTGTAGAGGTGTTTGATCATTCTCTAGTGTGGAATCCACTTCAAACATTGTAGAGTGTATGCCTATTATATGTTTCCCTAGGCGTGGCATTTTAAAGCACCGGTCTTACCTACCACCTACCACACCATAATTATGTACCACCGTGGAATCTACGACATTGTATATATATGCATCTACTTCAATTCACCACGAAAAATCCATCAGCCAAAACAAAAAATTATGTAGACACTTTCATGATGTGGCATTGTATCTAAGGCCACGATATGCCATACATTACTATAGTGACTTGAATAGTTGAACGAACATGCACGGAATCAACAGCAGCCCAAACTAAACAGTGAGACTACACATGAGAAACAGACAGCAACCGTCTCCAAGCGCCACGGCAGCCGGTAGCAATGGAAAAGTTAGAAAAGAGGCTGGCAGTGTGGCACCAGCAAGCTGTTTATGTGAAATGAAGAGTAGGCGGAGTCGTCGAAAACGACaacaaagccatgagaggagaccTTGCTGAAGTGGGTAGAGTTACTAGAGGAAGTGTTCATCGATGCAGGAGTGACGACATCATGACCAAGAAAGGAAACCTCTCCGTTGAAGTTGTGAAACTCTACAGCCGGGCATTACGAGCCAGGACATTGACGTTGGTAGAGTTTGGTTGTGGAGACAAAGGTGGGACGAAAGAGAAGTGAGGAGAAATAAGATCCATGGACATTTTTAGTGTACAAAAAATGAACAAAAAATATCTACACGTTGTACTATTATAAAAGTTATATTGATTTGTGAAGTTTGTGGTTGATAAGTTGTGTTGTTTAAGAGAAGCAAAAAAATGGTATAAAATTTATCAAAAAAAATATTACTcaaatatttttttttttgacctgGACTACAGCGGGCTTGCGCCAGCCTGAACGATTATATTAAACTACTCCAGAAAGGAGCATAACCAGGGAACATTACAACAGTTTTTAGAGGGCAGAGGGGAGTAGagtaggagggagtagttcagggGGGGTCATAGCTATTACACCAAAAATTAAGAGCGTCGGCGGAGGAGGGAGTGTTACAACGATAGGCCCAAAGCCTAACATCCTCAATGCAGCGACGGGAGGCGAGGGAGAGGTCTTCCACAATTCCATTAAAGGCAAGCGCGTTCCGCCTCTTCCAAATGGTCCAAGCGATGGCGGTGTTGATCGTGGCTTCCTCGTAGGAGTGGTCTCGAGCCAACCAAATGTCTGTGAAATGGGCGACCCCGCGGGAGCCGAAGTTGTTGTGGAAGAAATGCCAGACTTCCTGAGCGCGGGGGCATAGAAGCAGGAGGTGATCAATATCTTCGTCTTCAGGGCAGGAGAGGCAGGTTGCGGAGGTGGAGAGGTGATGCCGGAACCGTCTCGCATTGGTTTGGAGGCGCCAACGTCTAGCAAGCCAGCAGAAAACCTTGCACTTTAGGGGGGCAGCGCTCCTCCAGATCCCCACGGCCAGCTCGTCAGTCTGCAGATGCCTGATATATTTGCTACCACTTGTTATTTCTGTGTAGGCCACATACTATAAAAAAATTCTTGGAATATTTTTGTGTGACACAGTGTAATCTTGCACTACACTCATCATTTTCTATGGATTTTTTTTGTTGTGATTCactaagaaaaaaaaagaaagttAGTGGGGGTGTAGTTTTTCTATAAAAAAATGGAGGTTCTACCCCAgccctgcatcaaaatgatgtacacATCTTTCTTTTATTAAAATAGTGTGGGTGTAGGTGTCATGGGGTTCAGCCACAATTTTCTATTGGGTGACCAAGCGTGAAGAAAAAGGATCTTATTAGTCCAAGACAGAGAGAGATTGTGCGTGACAATATGGAGAAAATGCTGGCACGAAATAACAGAGTAGAGCAACAAAACATCCCTCATATTAGGGGTGTGGGCAAATATCATACGCCTTTTGGTGCACTGAGGATGGAAACAAAAAAATATTGTCGGaagaaaaaataaatgaaaacacAACGTGTTTTTCACAACCCGCTTTATCAACAATGCATAATTTCATCGAGCATTGGAAACATAGGTAAACAAGGTAGACGTTTTCCTTTACTGGGTTGAATGTAGTGCCTGATTTACCGTAACGCACGGGTACTTAGCGCAACCTGTTTTGTCAAAATCTCAGTGCATAATTTCATCAAGCATTGGAAACATAGGTAAACAGGGTGGACATTTTTGCTTACTGGGTTGAATGTAGTGCCTGATTTACCATCGTAACGCATGGGTACTTAGCTAGTTTTTTTACATATATGACAGGAGTATCCAGTAAACAAATCATTAAAGGAAAACATGGTAAATCAACCTTATGATGAAAATGAATCTGGCAAACTTTATTTCAGCGAGATGAGACGTGTACAATGCAAATTTTCAGCAGCCCAAACAAAAATTCCAACTTGTAAGAAACAAAAATAACCCCGAAGGGGCATTGGAAAATCTAGCCATTCCGGCACAACGGCGAAAATCAACAGACCCTTTTCGGAGTGCAGATCTGACCGGTCATGTGCCAACTTTCACCTCCATCATGATGCGCGTACGGACATGACGGGGTGTAATTGTCCTCCATGACCAGGAGGTTCCATTGCGCATGCGGGTCATCAGTCGAGAACACTGTCCAGGCGGGAGTGGAATTCTCGTATTTGCTGTGTGTGACACGGGAAAAATTCTCCACATCCTGGTTCTTCTCCATGTCATCCGGGTCGATGTCAACGGTGAAGATGTCACCATAGGGCCTTACCGAGTTGAAGAAGATCGGCAGTGATATCGGGTCAGCGGACACCGCGGCAAGGTCTGCCGTCACGGCGATGCTTCGACCATCTGGACTGAAGACCGGGTGGTTCACGTGACCAGAGAGGTCGTAACCACTCCTGAGCACCCTCACCACCGAGCGGTCGCTTGCATTCATTAGGTAAACAGCAAAGTAACCCGGGTCCAGGCCATGGTCGCGCTCCGGCGCGTCTGCGGGCCTGTCGCGGTTTGATGAGAACACGATCCAATCTTTGTTCGGAGACCATTGACAGTGTGTGTCAGTCCAATCACCTTCTGTCAGCCGTTCCGCTTCGCCTGCGTCCTCCCCAACTTCTGCGTCCATTATGTATAGACTCTTGTACTTCTTGTCTCCTCCATGCTTCGTTGATCGGAAAACAAGTTTTGTCCCTGCATATATATACATAGATATCATCTTCACCACTAGggatataaaaaataaaaaaatgatgtTATTTGCGATGAATGTAATTGAGGACTCATGAAGTCACTGAAGCAAGAATGCAGTGGTATTTTCTTACCTTCTGGATTGGTGGATGGGAACGCATTGTTGAATTTCCCCTTTGTGAGCAGCCGCCGCTCTCGTGCACCACTCGATACATGGGGGATGGCGTAGATCTCCAACGTTTCGTTGGGTTTGAAAGACGGTCCCATACACACATACAATATGTCCTTCTTTTGGTTCCAAACTGGTGAGAAGATGCCATTGGGGCCATCTGTCTATATATGCAGATACAAATAATCAGCATCCATAGTCGATAAATATTAGCTAGCCATAAATCATTCCATCACAATTTGCAAGCTCGcaacatcatcaacaattatttatttattattttaTCTATTTACCGCGCAAAAATATCATCTATTTTGTCGAACCAGAGAAGTACAGACCATGAGTGGTGTATTACCTCAAAGACAACACGCATTCCATCGCTATCGGCCAACCACACGGATTTGAACTCGTTATCAACAAATGCAAGCTTAGAGCCATCTTTGGAAAAGGCTGGGAACGCACCCGCAACCCGAAACAGTCCAACATCTTCGTGTGGGGACAGCAGCTTGTTGAATTGTCTCGGGACATCATCTCCATGCTGCAGACACAAAATAGTATATACAGCTTTGATGTAatgttttgtgcaggacttcactaAACAAGCAAACTATTGCACCTAGCCACGTATATTACCTGGAGATGGTCGCTTTGGCAACGATGGTAGCCAATGTACTTGCCACTGTCCATCACAAAGGGGTTGTAATGGTCGCCTTTTGGCTTGGTGTAGTGAGTGATTTGCAGTGATTTTTCTGGGGAACTCATATCAAAAACCTCGATATGACGATACTGCGCTTCAACACGAACATCAAAGAACACAGATTTCTGGCGGATAGTTGCCACAGCCACTCTTGTTTCATCAATGGCTGCTGGAGTCATCGCATCGAATGCTTCCGGGGTCACGCGGATGGTCTCGCCGGTGCTCAAGTCATACCGAAACACACCCCAGTTCTCCCCTGTCAATCTGTGGAAGAATATTACTGTCTCGCTTCCCCATGTTGGCCAGCCACCGTTCTCGATCACCCGCTCGCGATCCAGAGATGGGGTCTCTATGCTCATCACGTAAATGCTGGTCGGCAAGTCCTTAATTTCCCCATCCCATTTCTTTCCTTGGTAAGAAGCCACTGCTACCCTCTTCCCAGATGGTGACACAGAGGGACTTAAATCAAACGTCCCTGTTTATGTAGAATTAAACAGACCAAATATTAAAGCAGAAATGAAGCACATTTAGTCCATGCATCTCTAAACAAGTAGAAGTAGATCAAATAGCAAAAGGTTTCGAAAGAAAATTTAACAACCGAACCTGGTGGAGTGAGGCGCTCAGTTTCGCCTGTCCCAAGATTAGTTTTATAGACGACATTCCAGGGGCTACGGCGTTCTTGCACGGGCTCCTTGGTGGACACATAGACAAGGTAATGGTCAGACGTTTGACCGTCCAACTCGTAGCCACCAGCAATGCAGCCACTGTCCTCCAGACGGGCACCACCGAACAACTCAGTGCCATAGATGTCAGCCAAGGTGAAGACCTTGACTTCGCCGTCATCATTAGAGCGCAGGGCTATCTGGAGTGTTTCAAGGTTGTGTTGCCTTTCGGAGACAAAGATCAAGCCGGTGAGACGGCCCGAATCGATGTCGGCTTCTATCGCGGCTTGTGGTGCCAACTCTAGGCGCTTGACAATCGTCTTGAGAGCTTCTGGTGGAACAGTTTGGCCGTTGTAGTTGTACGACAAGCCGTCCGTCAAGTGCAGCTCGTCCAGCTTTGATGACGCTGGAACTGGACAGCAGAATATGTCCAGGGGCACTGGCGGCCTGTAGCTCGTGAAGAAGGCGATGCTTCCTCTACTCTCACCCATTCTAACAGATGTGTTGTGTTTGGTGCAACTGCTGATTATCAAATGTAAGCAACCGAGATGGGACTATGGAATAGCACGATGAAAGGTACTTATAAAGTGCTGAGCATAGTGGTGCATATTTCTGTTATAGTAATGCGACTCCACAACACTACGAATAGCCTCTTTTAAGTATGCAAAATTGTCCAGTTGCATCAACGGTCAGCGCTTTTAAGTGCAGACTACAAGAACTTGAACGATGCAATTTGATATATTTTAATACATATATTGGATGTATGAAAAATCGCAGATGCAGTTGTGCATATATTTTTTAGGACGAACCTTGCATCCAGGTCAATATTCTGCATTTGCTTTTGTCTAAATGTACTGATGGTGGTGGGCTTCGATCTGGCAGCATTCTGCTGACACCCTTTCACGTTGCTACTTGTTTAACTTCTATACGATAAATAACAAAGGTAGTCTTTGATGCCACTGCCAGCATATTCGTGTATGGCTCACATAAATTGAGCTGTTTTGTCTTCTATCTGCAAGTTGGAGATCTTTTTATACACAGTAAGCTAGGAGGACTCAAATGAATATATCACCCAACTGGTGAGTTGCCTGCAACTTCTGGATCTGCATTTAGCAGAGTTGACACTGCACCATCTTGATATAATTAGGTTAGGCAGTGGCACATATTTTTAGTATTTTTTTTTCCCATGGGTAGATCTGTCATCATTATGTTATTTCTCTTGCTCAAGCAATGATCATCATCACATATTTTCTTCAGTCAATAAGACTAGTTTCTTTCCCTTTAGCCACTAGTCTTTCCCTTTAGCATATATTGACCTTAATTTGCTAAGACTTTAACAAGGTAAACCGAAATTATGCTCAACTGTGTTAATCATTTCATCTTTTATCTTCTCATCTGGTTAAGTTCTCGGTATTTTCGAGTCACATAGAAGGAGCCAACAGTGGTATCCAGCAGTACTTCCAACTAGTTTTAAAACTAACCAGTCAACTAGTCATATACCTTGTCCTTTAACTAATTTAGCAAAGCCCATTGCGAGAGTAAATCTCAAAATGCACATGGGTCCATGTTAGCACCCGCAATTTGTAAAGTCTACACATGTGAACTGTCTTCTCAAATTTGTTCTATAAGTCAATAAGACTAATTATTCTCCGTTTAGGATAGACAAACCTCAATTAGTTGGgagcctaggacttgaccaaagtAAAGAGAAATCATTCTCAACTGTGATGATTTCTTCGTATTCTCTTTTATCTAATAAAAAGGGTTGTGTTCAATAAAAAGGGGAGTGTTCAATATTTCAATATTTCTAATAAAAATCAGATCAGTCGGTCATATACTGATATCCTTCCATCTTATCATAATTTTAGCAGGTCTGTTGTGAGTCTGTCGGATCAAGTCACACGGGGCTCATGTTAGCGTTTGCAGCAAGCCGAGTATTATTGTTCTGATTTCAGTACATGCAAATTATCTTCTTGCTAAACTTATTTGGACTTGTGTCGATAGCACTACTCCCAATATCCCTTGAGTTCTTTAACTAATTTAGCAAGCCCATTTCGAGAGTAGATCTCAAAATTCACATGGGTCCATGTTAGCACTCGCAACAAGAATGTAAGATTTTGTAAAGTCAATACCTGCCAGTTGTCTTCTCACGTTTGTTCTATCAGTCAATAAGCCTATTTGTTTCCCTTTAGCATATAATGACCTCAATTAGCTAGGAGCCTAGGACTTAATCAAAGTAAAGAGAATTCATTCTTGACTGTGATGATTGCTTCGTATTCTCTTCTATCTGATGAAAAGGGGAGTGTTCCATGTTTCTAGTCAcacgcaagtaactattttttagcTATGAGACCTATGCGCTAGCGAACTGCGCCACCACCCCATTGTCGTTCAAGGAACTGACAGCTGGTATCCAGCTATATCTCTCATTAATTTAAAATCAGACCATTCAATCATATACTGATATCTCTCCATCTTATCATAATTTAGCAGGTCTGCTGTGACTCTGTCAGATCAACTCCCAAGGGTTCATGTTAGCATTTGCAGCAAGCAGGGTAAGATTGTTCTCATGTCAGTGCATGCAAACTTTCTTCTTGCTAAACTTATTTGAGTTGTGTCAATATTAAATTACTACTCCCTCTATTTCAAAATATGCTGCATATTAGTTTTGGCCTAAGTCAAACATGTTTATAGGAAAAAGCATCAACATCTACAATACCAAAGAAATATAATATGAAAAAATATATTCCATGATTGGTACTGTAAATGTTGCAGATTTTTCTAAATACAGATATATTTAGATGCATTTTAGTgtctggatacatccatatttagacaaATCTGCGACATCTATTtccggacggagggagtattatagatgttgatattttttctaTGCACTTGGTCAAAGTTTGACTTGACACAGAACTAAAATGCACCATATTTTGACATGgagggaccgagggagtacattCAGTTCAAAAATACTTTTCGCTATCACATGCATACACTTAAATTTGTTCAACTTATAAATAATACTGCAGGTGTATGAAATTACTAAAGCACGGCAATAACTTGCATGTCAAAACTCAATGAACCAATTATACACTGGCAGATCTCACAGTCGGCAACAATAAATTTCATTCGAACCAGACAGTTGTGACAAACTGAAAGGTTGACCCAGTATTACTTAGTAGCCAAATGTACCAGATTTTGCAGCCACAGTCTTTATTTGAACCAGATTTAATATTTCTCCCTCAAACCTAGCAGCATGGATCACGTCATCCTGATAGGTAGTAGTAAGGTAGGCCCATGATATCAGCATAGAGACAAATCTTAAATCAGATTCAAACCAGGATTATAGTTACAAATTTGGTGCAACGGGCAAGGTAGTAAAGAAGAAATTTGATTCAATCTGTCAGTTTGTCACAACTATATAGATCAAAGCCCATTTTACTCTATTATATCATGCATAACCAGTACTTTATACCATGCCTCAATCCTAATCAATCATTTCTTTGTATCAAATGGAATTTTATTTTTGTAAAATAGATATGATATTTCTAGTATCTCATCACATTTGATGGCGAAGAGAACATGTTTCTCCATAAATATGCATCTCAAAAAGGAattcgcctacatatagccttttaATTAAAAGGGAACCCACTTTCTGAGTCATGATCCCTGCTATATCCTTTTATTATTCTTACCCTGGTTTACCATATTAATATTTAAGAAAATTGTCGGTCT
It includes:
- the LOC127295549 gene encoding uncharacterized protein, whose protein sequence is MQNIDLDASCTKHNTSVRMGESRGSIAFFTSYRPPVPLDIFCCPVPASSKLDELHLTDGLSYNYNGQTVPPEALKTIVKRLELAPQAAIEADIDSGRLTGLIFVSERQHNLETLQIALRSNDDGEVKVFTLADIYGTELFGGARLEDSGCIAGGYELDGQTSDHYLVYVSTKEPVQERRSPWNVVYKTNLGTGETERLTPPGTFDLSPSVSPSGKRVAVASYQGKKWDGEIKDLPTSIYVMSIETPSLDRERVIENGGWPTWGSETVIFFHRLTGENWGVFRYDLSTGETIRVTPEAFDAMTPAAIDETRVAVATIRQKSVFFDVRVEAQYRHIEVFDMSSPEKSLQITHYTKPKGDHYNPFVMDSGKYIGYHRCQSDHLQHGDDVPRQFNKLLSPHEDVGLFRVAGAFPAFSKDGSKLAFVDNEFKSVWLADSDGMRVVFETDGPNGIFSPVWNQKKDILYVCMGPSFKPNETLEIYAIPHVSSGARERRLLTKGKFNNAFPSTNPEGTKLVFRSTKHGGDKKYKSLYIMDAEVGEDAGEAERLTEGDWTDTHCQWSPNKDWIVFSSNRDRPADAPERDHGLDPGYFAVYLMNASDRSVVRVLRSGYDLSGHVNHPVFSPDGRSIAVTADLAAVSADPISLPIFFNSVRPYGDIFTVDIDPDDMEKNQDVENFSRVTHSKYENSTPAWTVFSTDDPHAQWNLLVMEDNYTPSCPYAHHDGGESWHMTGQICTPKRVC